Sequence from the Pseudoalteromonas rubra genome:
CCATTTTACAGTTAAAAATGCATTCCCGACTAACTACTCACTAATACCACTATAAAACAATGGATTATATCAGCGCACATTAAATATTAGTGCGAGTGTTCTCAGAGAAGGGCGCAAAGTCAGTGACTTCATGAAGTGTTTAAAAAACAACTTATTTCCTTGCAACCTGTATGCCCTTGCCAACACATGTTGCAGTCTCGACTCAAAAATACTGCGTTGCTTTTTTGGCAAAGCGTTCAGGTCTTCTTTATACTTATCAAGCAAGTAGTTTACGGTTTCAATATGCTTATCCACATTACCGGTAATTTGACCTTTAACTGAAGAATGCACCGTGTAGATTAAATTGAATTGACCATCCCAGCATGCTTCGCTGTGCTTAAGCATTCTGATCCATAAATCATAATCCTGCAGTGATTTTAAGCACTCATCAAATCCATCCACAAGATTAAATACCGATCTTCTGACAGCTACGCCTGACGTAGACCCTATAAAATTACCGCTCCAAATAGACTCCGCCTGCGCACTATGGCTACTCTTTCGATAACAAGTATCCAGGGCCGTATCTTTGACGAATTGCTTTCCTGTATAGACAATTCCAAGCTTTTCGTTCTTTTGTAGCACTTGTTGCTGAATTTCAATTTTATTCTCGAGCCACACGTCATCATCGTCTAAGAAATGAACGTACGCTCCCTGAGATTCATAAACCCCGAGGTTTCTGGAGTAATTGCCCCCTTTAGGACTCTCGTTATAGATATACAAGAAACGTATATCGTGAGCTGTTGCTGTATTTTCAAAGTCGCTCAATACTCTGTCCGATAAACGAACATCAGAGAAATCATCAACAATAATGAGCTCATCTGGCTTTAGAGTCTGTTCAAACACTGAGTTAACCGCACGCTGCAGGTATTCAACTCTATTCTTAGTGGTTATTACGACTGAAATGCCCATTATCTAAGCCTCTTGTATGCAATTTTCTGAATAAACTTAGGTGAAACTCTCAAAATAAAAAATGCACCAATAAAAATCAGATCAGAGATTCTTTTTGAAAATTCAACGTAGGCTAGATACTTAAACCTAACTTCATTGAACACCTTCTTAATATTCCTTCTTTTGAAAAAATTCTTATCCACGCGGAATTGTAGAAGAGACTCGTTCACATTTGAGAAAACGGCGCCCGCCTTCATTAACCTCAACCACAGCTCATAATCTTGAGTATTCATGAGAGAATCGTCATATCTGAAGCCCTTCTCTCTAAACCAGTTTGCCTTGATCATCACTGTCGGGTGATTGACTGGGCATCGCCGGACTATCTTATCCTTGATCTCAACGTGTTTGGCGGTCATTGACTTGTATTGCTTAAACTGACCAAGCTCATCAATTTCAGTCACATCTGTGCCTAGCACATCAACATTAAATTTCTCGATATAACTCAATTGCTTAGTAAAGCGTTCTGGTTCTGAGATATCATCGGCGTCCATGCGTGCTATATAACGATAATTTTCACGACACACCTCTTCAAGCAATAAGTTCAGACGACTCGCAAGCCCCCGATTATCATCATAAAAGCGTATAGACACTTGCGTGTTCAAGCTCACGT
This genomic interval carries:
- a CDS encoding glycosyltransferase family A protein, which translates into the protein MGISVVITTKNRVEYLQRAVNSVFEQTLKPDELIIVDDFSDVRLSDRVLSDFENTATAHDIRFLYIYNESPKGGNYSRNLGVYESQGAYVHFLDDDDVWLENKIEIQQQVLQKNEKLGIVYTGKQFVKDTALDTCYRKSSHSAQAESIWSGNFIGSTSGVAVRRSVFNLVDGFDECLKSLQDYDLWIRMLKHSEACWDGQFNLIYTVHSSVKGQITGNVDKHIETVNYLLDKYKEDLNALPKKQRSIFESRLQHVLARAYRLQGNKLFFKHFMKSLTLRPSLRTLALIFNVR
- a CDS encoding glycosyltransferase, encoding MSNKIAVLMSVYKADRLEFLKLSVESILNQTCQDFHFYIAVDGPVSEQVKAYLEDVSLNTQVSIRFYDDNRGLASRLNLLLEEVCRENYRYIARMDADDISEPERFTKQLSYIEKFNVDVLGTDVTEIDELGQFKQYKSMTAKHVEIKDKIVRRCPVNHPTVMIKANWFREKGFRYDDSLMNTQDYELWLRLMKAGAVFSNVNESLLQFRVDKNFFKRRNIKKVFNEVRFKYLAYVEFSKRISDLIFIGAFFILRVSPKFIQKIAYKRLR